One stretch of Bacteroidia bacterium DNA includes these proteins:
- a CDS encoding 1-deoxy-D-xylulose-5-phosphate reductoisomerase: MTDTSAPKRQIAILGSTGSIGTQALEVIAEQHEHLQVSVLTANSNADLLISQALKFRPNAVVIADESKYAEVKNVLFDQGIKVFAGHESLEQVVQMEEIDIVLTAMVGFSGLRPTLSAIEAGKAVALANKETLVVAGELITKKAAEKAVNIFPVDSEHSAIFQCMAGEFHNPIEKIILTASGGPFRGWSTSELQKVKPSQALKHPNWDMGAKITIDSASLMNKGLEVIEACWLFAIKAEQVEVVVHPQSVIHSMVQFRDGSIKAQLGLPDMKLPIQYALTYPQRQKNDFPRFSFTAYPQLTFEQPDWDTFRNLALAFEAFKKGGNMPCILNAANEIAVAGFLAEKTSFLEMSQIIEKAMQHIPFIAAPTLEELLTTDKETRELAQSLVKG, encoded by the coding sequence TTGACCGACACTTCTGCACCCAAACGACAAATAGCCATTCTTGGCAGCACCGGCTCCATCGGCACACAAGCCCTGGAGGTGATTGCAGAGCAGCATGAACATCTGCAGGTTTCCGTGCTTACCGCTAATTCTAATGCTGATCTGCTCATTTCACAGGCATTAAAGTTCCGGCCCAATGCCGTGGTTATTGCTGACGAAAGCAAATACGCGGAGGTCAAAAATGTGTTGTTTGACCAAGGCATCAAAGTATTTGCAGGCCATGAAAGTCTGGAGCAGGTAGTGCAGATGGAGGAGATTGACATTGTGCTGACCGCAATGGTAGGCTTTTCAGGGCTGCGGCCTACCCTTAGCGCCATTGAGGCAGGGAAAGCGGTGGCGCTCGCCAATAAAGAAACGCTGGTGGTGGCAGGCGAACTCATCACAAAGAAAGCTGCAGAAAAGGCCGTGAATATTTTCCCGGTAGATTCCGAGCATTCCGCCATCTTCCAGTGCATGGCAGGAGAATTTCACAACCCTATCGAGAAAATTATACTCACCGCATCTGGCGGACCTTTTCGCGGATGGAGCACAAGTGAACTGCAGAAGGTTAAACCTTCGCAGGCGCTGAAACACCCCAACTGGGACATGGGCGCCAAGATCACCATTGATTCGGCAAGCCTGATGAACAAGGGGCTTGAGGTGATAGAAGCATGTTGGTTATTTGCTATAAAAGCAGAACAGGTGGAGGTAGTAGTGCATCCGCAGAGTGTGATCCACTCTATGGTGCAGTTCCGCGATGGAAGCATTAAAGCTCAGCTTGGCTTGCCGGATATGAAGTTGCCAATCCAGTATGCCCTCACCTACCCCCAGCGTCAGAAAAACGATTTCCCGCGATTTAGTTTTACCGCCTACCCGCAACTCACATTTGAACAACCCGATTGGGACACTTTCAGAAACCTGGCCCTGGCTTTCGAGGCATTTAAGAAAGGGGGAAATATGCCCTGCATCCTTAATGCAGCCAATGAAATAGCAGTAGCGGGATTCCTGGCAGAAAAAACCAGTTTCCTGGAAATGTCCCAAATTATTGAAAAGGCCATGCAGCATATTCCATTCATTGCCGCTCCTACGCTGGAAGAATTACTTACCACCGACAAGGAAACCCGTGAACTCGCACAATCGCTCGTGAAAGGCTAA
- a CDS encoding glycosyltransferase family 39 protein translates to MKPIFNAIRKKGAIAGILICAFLLRIWNLDFQSLWLDELHTMVEADPSQSWSHFFNMLRCCDQHPPLHYVIERFSFSIFGHTAYVARFTSVITGTVGVYAMFLLGKTIYNHRLGLIAALLTTINFYAIKYSQEARGYMLAFTFAALSFTYFIKIVKVPNRINALLYALFTLCLLYTHYYSLFIVASQSLLALIFILQETGDERKQMFKAYLTAAVIIILGYTPWLPFLVTVSEIKSFWITNISDAFMANFFSEYFGDSQLLIPVIILLLVVYILHATLSVYKGEPRKLKDSPLSFSLFVCICWVFTTYMITYIRSVLVVPMLFPRYTIVVLPAILLAVAIGIALFKSNSVKAMIISLVVVISITDLIVSKDFYNKVSKTQFREIMQFVADENPDNYPMINERTSAQNSYFIKYLNIKSDVFSAKKEDLVDSILNKSSDKYNLDGFWIISAHSEPELDTAKRRQLETSFISTRKGEFMDASAELFVSRELESDDYIVLRYDDWGNDGTQYPDIQKLAIWTGAIHSQPVSIRKGKYNVSILAYGTSAKGVFPHLNIYFNDALLTDYFLTGTNEKHQFIFENLQDRDIIIKIEMDNDLSIPNGEDRNVFLDKIMLERLKE, encoded by the coding sequence ATGAAGCCGATATTTAATGCAATCCGGAAAAAAGGGGCAATAGCCGGGATCCTGATCTGTGCCTTCCTATTAAGAATCTGGAACCTGGACTTTCAAAGTCTGTGGCTGGATGAATTACACACCATGGTAGAAGCGGACCCCAGTCAATCCTGGAGCCACTTTTTCAATATGTTACGCTGTTGTGACCAACATCCCCCTCTCCATTATGTCATTGAACGTTTTTCATTTTCAATTTTTGGGCACACCGCTTATGTAGCCAGGTTTACCTCTGTTATAACCGGAACTGTGGGTGTATATGCAATGTTTCTGCTTGGTAAGACCATCTATAATCACCGCCTGGGATTAATTGCCGCCTTGCTTACCACCATAAATTTTTATGCGATCAAGTATTCTCAGGAAGCTCGCGGTTACATGCTCGCTTTCACTTTTGCGGCCCTTTCCTTCACTTACTTTATTAAAATTGTGAAAGTGCCCAATCGAATAAACGCTTTGTTATATGCCCTATTTACCTTGTGTCTTCTCTATACCCACTATTACAGCCTGTTCATCGTTGCTTCCCAGAGTTTACTGGCCCTTATATTTATTTTACAGGAAACCGGTGACGAACGCAAGCAAATGTTCAAAGCATATCTCACTGCCGCAGTGATCATTATCCTCGGCTATACCCCGTGGCTGCCGTTCCTGGTCACTGTATCAGAAATCAAATCCTTTTGGATAACCAATATTTCCGATGCTTTTATGGCCAATTTTTTTTCTGAATACTTTGGTGATTCCCAACTGCTGATTCCGGTTATCATCCTCTTACTGGTCGTTTATATTTTACATGCGACTTTATCGGTATATAAAGGTGAACCACGAAAATTAAAAGACTCACCGCTGTCATTCTCCTTGTTCGTATGTATTTGCTGGGTATTCACAACTTATATGATTACCTATATCCGTTCTGTTCTGGTAGTTCCAATGCTTTTTCCACGCTATACTATTGTAGTTTTACCTGCTATCCTTTTGGCTGTCGCCATTGGTATTGCATTATTCAAATCAAATTCGGTGAAGGCAATGATCATAAGCCTGGTTGTGGTCATTTCCATCACGGATCTGATTGTAAGCAAGGATTTTTACAACAAGGTCTCAAAAACACAATTCAGAGAAATTATGCAGTTCGTGGCAGATGAAAATCCAGATAACTATCCAATGATCAACGAACGAACATCTGCACAAAACAGTTATTTTATTAAATATCTCAATATTAAATCGGATGTTTTTTCAGCTAAAAAAGAAGATCTGGTAGATTCCATTTTAAATAAAAGTTCGGACAAATACAATTTAGATGGATTTTGGATCATCAGCGCCCATAGCGAGCCGGAGCTTGATACGGCCAAACGCAGGCAACTGGAAACGTCATTTATCTCAACCAGGAAAGGTGAATTTATGGATGCATCCGCTGAACTCTTTGTTTCCAGAGAACTGGAAAGCGATGACTATATTGTTTTACGATATGATGATTGGGGAAATGACGGTACACAATATCCGGATATTCAAAAACTTGCCATCTGGACCGGGGCCATTCATTCACAACCCGTTTCTATCAGGAAAGGAAAATACAATGTGAGTATTCTTGCATACGGAACCAGTGCAAAGGGGGTATTTCCGCACCTTAATATTTATTTTAACGATGCGCTGCTAACCGATTATTTTCTTACCGGGACAAATGAAAAGCACCAATTCATATTTGAAAATCTACAGGACAGGGACATCATTATTAAAATTGAAATGGATAACGATTTGAGCATTCCAAATGGAGAAGACAGGAATGTGTTCCTGGATAAGATCATGCTGGAACGGCTCAAAGAATGA